One window from the genome of Toxotes jaculatrix isolate fToxJac2 chromosome 17, fToxJac2.pri, whole genome shotgun sequence encodes:
- the wdr20a gene encoding WD repeat-containing protein 20, translating into MAAEGGGKEMNEIKTQFTTREGVYKLLTHSEYSRPNRVPFNSQGSNPVKVSFVNVNDQSGNGDRICFNVGRELYFYIYKGVRKAADLSKPIDKRIYKGTQPTCHDFNHLTATAESVSLLVGFSAGQVQLIDPIKKETSKLFNEERLIDKSRVTCVKWVPGSESLFLVSHASGNMYLYNVEHTCGTTAPHYQLLKQGENYSVHTCKSKSTRNPLLKWTVGEGALNEFAFSPDGKFLACVSQDGFLRVFNFDAVELHGTMKSYFGGLLCVCWSPDGKYIVAGGEDDLVTVWSFLDCRVIARGHGHKSWVSVVAFDHYTTSVEESDPMEFSGSDEDFQDQMIHFGRDRANSTQSRLSKRNSTDSRPVSVTYRFGSVGQDTQLCLWDLTEDILFPHLPLSRTRTHTNVMNATSPPAGATIITNTSSNTTNGNNSGANTPGINSLSTTLPRSNSLPHSAGTTTTANNTNKAGSGGGIGSGIMDSAIATGVSKFATLSLHDRKERHHEKDHKRNHSMGHISSKSSDKLNLLTKTKTDPAKTLGTLLCPRMEDVPLLEPLICKKIAHERLTVLIFLEDCLVTACQEGFICTWARPGKVGLLSSQNQASSPSGTVV; encoded by the exons aTGGCGgcggagggaggagggaaggagatgAACGAAATTAAAACTCAGTTCACCACCCGGGAAGGCGTCTACAAACTCCTCACTCACTCCGAATACAGCCGTCCAAACAGGGTGCCTTTCAACTCGCAAGGCTCCAACCCCGTCAAGGTCTCCTTCGTGAACGTCAACGACCAGTCGGGGAACGGCGACAGGATCTGTTTCAATGTGGGCCGTGAGCTCTACTTCTACATCTACAAAGGCGTTAGAAAG GCTGCTGACCTGAGCAAGCCCATAGACAAGCGCATCTACAAGGGGACGCAGCCCACCTGTCATGACTTCAACCACCTCACAGCTACAGCAGAGAGTGTGTCCTTGCTGGTGGGTTTCTCAGCAGGACAAGTACAGCTCATTGACCCCATCAAGAAGGAAACAAGCAAGCTCTTCAATGAGGAG AGACTAATAGACAAGTCCAGAGTAACATGCGTGAAATGGGTGCCAGGCTCTGAGAGCCTGTTTCTGGTCTCTCATGCCAGTGGGAATATGTACCTGTACAACGTGGAGCATACTTGTGGCACCACAGCACCGCACTACCAGCTGCTCAAACAGGGAGAGAACTACTCTGTACACACTTGTAAGAGTAAATCCACGCGGAACCCTCTCCTTAAATGGACAGTGGGTGAGGGGGCTCTAAATGAGTTTGCCTTCTCTCCAGATGGGAAGTTCCTAGCGTGTGTAAGCCAAGACGGCTTCCTACGGGTGTTCAACTTTGACGCTGTTGAGCTTCATGGCACCATGAAGAGCTACTTTGGTggcttgttgtgtgtgtgctggagccCTGATGGAAAGTACATAGTTGCAGGTGGAGAGGACGATCTAGTGACTGTGTGGTCGTTCTTGGACTGCAGAGTCATTGCCCGAGGTCACGGGCACAAGTCATGGGTGAGTGTGGTGGCATTTGATCATTACACCACCAGCGTGGAGGAGAGTGACCCAATGGAGTTCAGTGGCAGCGACGAGGACTTCCAGGATCAGATGATCCATTTTGGACGAGACCGTGCCAACAGTACACAGTCTCGACTCTCCAAGCGCAACTCCACGGATAGCCGGCCTGTCAGTGTGACATACCGGTTTGGCTCAGTGGGCCAGGACACTCAACTGTGCCTATGGGACCTTACTGAGGATATCCTTTTCCCACATCTTCCACTCTCACGGACACGGACACATACTAACGTGATGAATGCTACCAGCCCCCCTGCGGGTGCTACAATAATCACTAACACCTCTAGTAACACTACTAACGGAAACAACAGTGGTGCCAATACGCCTGGCATTAACTCCCTGTCTACTACATTACCGCGCTCCAACAGCCTACCCCATTCTGCCGGCACCACAACAACGGCAAACAATACCAACAAGGCTGGCAGCGGTGGTGGGATCGGCAGTGGAATTATGGACAGTGCCATCGCTACAGGTGTGAGTAAGTTTGCCACACTGTCACTCCATGATAGGAAGGAGCGCCACCACGAGAAGGACCACAAACGCAACCACAGTATGGGTCACATCAGCAGTAAGAGCAGCGACAAGCTCAACCTGCtgacaaaaaccaaaacagaccCTGCTAAGACTCTGGGCACTCTGCTGTGCCCGCGCATGGAGGATGTGCCCCTCCTGGAGCCCCTCATCTGTAAAAAGATAGCACACGAGAGACTGACTGTACTCATATTTTTAGAGGACTGTTTAGTGACTGCTTGTCAGGAGGGATTTATTTGCACATGGGCGAGGCCAGGCAAAGTG gGTTTATTGTCATCCCAAAACCAAGCCAGCTCTCCCAGTGGAACAGTAGTATAG
- the LOC121197483 gene encoding uncharacterized protein LOC121197483 isoform X1, whose amino-acid sequence MACRRRRQHSLPDYSDRPNNMDQLAFKYMDMCKVESSTDTDSEISPRWSDTSTMGCVSSAPECGTLRRTLPLKPAARHGCYSLFLDPYDGSSEDSDESNIDVGVSRRTRQQGRGGGCRFSGRSRKFILHHPASVALREVMKNGMRDPVTEQQHVLDDQMKCGSDSELWVCDLNTLPSHNDKDACRDRTLEIPNETQAQTMDIELPLDDSGLHATRSSTPHTPGPLTPVGGSSPWMLGSSSERSPSPCHLRSLYKRKLGLAGAEVVELGQRKKQCVVNVEDKHKAGDSASEPC is encoded by the exons ATGGCATGTAGGAGAAGACGACAGCACTCACTTCCAG atTACAGTGATAGACCCAACAACATGGACCAGCTTGCTTTCAAATACATG gaCATGTGTAAAGTGGAGTCCAGCACTGATACTGACTCAGAAATCAGTCCAAGATGGTCAGACACCAGCACTATG GGATGTGTGAGCAGCGCACCAGAGTGTGGGACATTACGTCGGACACTGCCGTTGAAACCTGCAGCAAGGCATGGTTGCTATTCTTTG TTTTTGGACCCGTATGATGGGAGCTCTGAGGATTCGGACGAGTCAAACATTGATGTAGGTGTGTCCAGGAGAACAAGGCAGCAGGGGCGAGGCGGAGGATGTCGGTTTTCGGGCCGGAGCAGGAAATTTATCCTTCATCACCCTGCTTCTGTGGCCCTCAGAGAAGTGATGAAGAATGGGATGAGAGATCCCGTAACAGAGCAGCAACATGTTTTGGATGACCAGATGAAATGTGGAAGTGACTCTGAGCTGTGGGTCTGTGATCTTAACACTTTGCCTTCCCACAACGACAAGGACGCATGTAGAGATCGTACATTAGAAATACCAAATGAAACCCAAGCCCAAACCATGGACATCGAGTTGCCACTTGATGATTCAGGCTTGCACGCTACAAGATCCtccacacctcacacacctggACCTCTCACCCCGGTGGGAGGGAGCTCGCCCTGGATGCTGGGTAGCTCCTCTGAGAGATCCCCCAGTCCGTGTCACCTGAGATCTCTTTACAAGAGAAAGCTGGGGCTCGCTGGAGCAGAAGTGGTGGAACTGGGTCAAAGAAAGAAGCAGTGTGTTGTCAACGTGGAGGACaaacacaaggcaggggacTCTGCATCTGAGCCATGTTAG
- the LOC121197483 gene encoding uncharacterized protein LOC121197483 isoform X2 codes for MACRRRRQHSLPDYSDRPNNMDQLAFKYMGCVSSAPECGTLRRTLPLKPAARHGCYSLFLDPYDGSSEDSDESNIDVGVSRRTRQQGRGGGCRFSGRSRKFILHHPASVALREVMKNGMRDPVTEQQHVLDDQMKCGSDSELWVCDLNTLPSHNDKDACRDRTLEIPNETQAQTMDIELPLDDSGLHATRSSTPHTPGPLTPVGGSSPWMLGSSSERSPSPCHLRSLYKRKLGLAGAEVVELGQRKKQCVVNVEDKHKAGDSASEPC; via the exons ATGGCATGTAGGAGAAGACGACAGCACTCACTTCCAG atTACAGTGATAGACCCAACAACATGGACCAGCTTGCTTTCAAATACATG GGATGTGTGAGCAGCGCACCAGAGTGTGGGACATTACGTCGGACACTGCCGTTGAAACCTGCAGCAAGGCATGGTTGCTATTCTTTG TTTTTGGACCCGTATGATGGGAGCTCTGAGGATTCGGACGAGTCAAACATTGATGTAGGTGTGTCCAGGAGAACAAGGCAGCAGGGGCGAGGCGGAGGATGTCGGTTTTCGGGCCGGAGCAGGAAATTTATCCTTCATCACCCTGCTTCTGTGGCCCTCAGAGAAGTGATGAAGAATGGGATGAGAGATCCCGTAACAGAGCAGCAACATGTTTTGGATGACCAGATGAAATGTGGAAGTGACTCTGAGCTGTGGGTCTGTGATCTTAACACTTTGCCTTCCCACAACGACAAGGACGCATGTAGAGATCGTACATTAGAAATACCAAATGAAACCCAAGCCCAAACCATGGACATCGAGTTGCCACTTGATGATTCAGGCTTGCACGCTACAAGATCCtccacacctcacacacctggACCTCTCACCCCGGTGGGAGGGAGCTCGCCCTGGATGCTGGGTAGCTCCTCTGAGAGATCCCCCAGTCCGTGTCACCTGAGATCTCTTTACAAGAGAAAGCTGGGGCTCGCTGGAGCAGAAGTGGTGGAACTGGGTCAAAGAAAGAAGCAGTGTGTTGTCAACGTGGAGGACaaacacaaggcaggggacTCTGCATCTGAGCCATGTTAG